From a region of the Alosa sapidissima isolate fAloSap1 chromosome 9, fAloSap1.pri, whole genome shotgun sequence genome:
- the tmem63bb gene encoding LOW QUALITY PROTEIN: transmembrane protein 63Bb (The sequence of the model RefSeq protein was modified relative to this genomic sequence to represent the inferred CDS: deleted 2 bases in 2 codons), producing MHMLLKHLVDRYNMYYAYLPSKLDKKIHSGAVNQVVAAPILCLFWLLFFSTVRIGFLAPTSMFTFVVLIITIVVCLSHVCFGHFKYLSAHNYKIDTKDTDADAVENGRPARASPTSKMAQQQSYIAQVLQDPNADEAGAGSCSEEDGQGSSQDEEMINGGNSLNEADFQSGEDSLIANEVHH from the exons ATGCACATGCTCCTAAAGCACCTGGTGGACAGGTAT AACATGTACTACGCCTACCTGCCCTCCAAGCTGGACAAGAAGATCCACTCGGGAGCCGTCAACCAGGTGGTG GCCGCCCCCATCCTCTGCCTCTTCTGgctcctcttcttctccaccGTCCGCATAG ggtTCCTAGCGCCCACCTCCATGTTCACCTTCGTGGTGCTCATCATCACCATCGTGGTGTGCCTGTCACACGTCTGCTTCGGGCACTTCAAGTACCTGAGCGCGCACAACTATAAG ATTGACACCAAGGACACAGACGCAGACGCTGTGGAAAATGGCCGACCGGCACGTGCATCACCAACCAGCAAGATGGCCCAG CAGCAGTCCTACATTGCCCAGGTGCTGCAGGACCCAAACGCGGACGAGGCGGGCGCCGGCAGCTGCAGCGAGGAGGACGGCCAGGGCTCCTCGCAGGACGAGGAGATGATCAACGGGGGGAACAGTCTGAACGAGGCCGACTTCCAGTCCGGCGAGGACAGCCTCATTGCCAACGAGGTCCACCATTGA